The region atatctctagAACGAAAGAGAATAGTTTAACATAGAAAACGCCATTCTttatcattttgaaaggtctttaagATAAGGAAAAGATATTTTTCaattcataggcactttaacaaaGGGCTCTGGCGTTGCCTTGCCTCCATGACAACTGCTACGTCTTCCATACGGTGTAACCGAAGAGCTTGACACCATCCAGGACCAAACTATTTGTACTTTCTTTGTAAACGACGTTCGAGGATAGTCCTTCTTTAACTATCTTCCTTAGAGAAATAGGAAACTATAGCAAAAACATTGCAGCACTTAGCACTGAGAAAGGACAAGAAGCAGTGCCCGCTTAAAGTCGAGGTAATGTTCAGCTGCTGCCTTTAAAAAGCGCATGCGCGCTTAACCCAAAAAAAATCACCTCTTGCCGCAATTTTTAGCATTTCTATCAAAGGGGACTTGAATGCGGGATGGTGTATCCCTCGCTGCAATCCCGGAACAATGTGCCATTTCCTCCTTGGATCCCTCTACCAGACGCGCGATTCGATCGTCTTCGATTCTTCTTGCGGGATTCGTGGAAGGACTTGGCGAACCACTGAGAATAGAACCGTGTGTGGAGTCTGTTTTCTCTCCTAGTTGCTGACCACCGGACTTTGTTGTACACAAACTCCCACCATGGGAGATTCATCCCCGGTTGAATGTTGATGCACGTAATCCCTACGATGTCCCATTCCAATTCCCCGCGGACTTGTCACCGAATAAGGGATCGCCGTTGATGATCCCACGCAATTAACCTCGTGTTCTCCAGGATTGAGCGTCAAGTTTGTTGCCGAATAGTTGAGCTGCGTATAAGCTTCCGGGGGTAACGAACCGCTCATCACCGGCCCATGCTGTTCTACAGTCATTGAATTGCAAGACGAAGATGAAGAGTAATTCGAAGCAGTTTCGGAGCTGCAGTAAATTCCACCACCGATATTTAACGAGGCTGAACTGTATGCGGATGAACCCTCGCTGTGGTTACCGGGTAACGACGTAGTTTGTTGAAGTCCCTGTGTGGCTATTCTTGAATCATAATTATTACAAGTTCTTTCAGTACTTTTCTTAAAATGCGATGAAATAGGCCCGCCTGTGTTGCCCCATGTCTGCGGACCCTTTCCACCGGGACTGTCACATTCCATTGCCGATGCCGCCACTGTTGCTTGAGTGGTGGGATCTGAGCATGCGCGTGTGCCACCGCTGGACACAGTAGCGCTGTTTGTGCTAGCAGCAACCGTTCTGTTTGTTGTGCCACCCATGGCGGGTGATGAGTTAGCAGAATGAGATGTGTTGGTGCTTTCGTCagcagtttttttaaaaaagcaatgTTGCAAAGCTTGATATGGCGCTATTCGCGCCTTGGGGTCGAATTCGAGCATGCGTAAAACAAGgtctttaaattttaaatagTCCTGGAGAGTGTGCCCTGATTCGCCCTGTCTCCTTCCTCCAGGACCCCCTGATTCACATCCTAAAACATCGTGAAGCTTGCGCGTTCCGGCCGGTCGGTATTCCTTGGAGAGAAGAACACGTTTTTAAGCACAACAAAGCATTTAACAAAGCCCTTCTTTCTTGTTCCACCGCATAAAAGAGCCATAGACGACTAACACTTAAATTCAGCGTGACTTAAAAATCTCCAACGAAGCATCAATTAAAAATAACGCGCGCATTTTTGGAGGATATAATGACAAATACCATATTCCGGTTGGTATTTTAATCCTTTTCTCTAAATCGGGAGAAATTTCTCACGCTTTGCCCACACTGCCTGCTTCGAATAGCCTTTGCTAACTGTAGTTAGTGTGTATGTGTGATTTATTGCTTCAACGTTAATAAAAAGTTGAATTGAGTTGAGTTGACTTGTTATATTTTATGGTTTTTCGCTCATTGCAACATGTATTGCCTTGCAGCCCTTTGTACCGATTACGGGTTTTGTCACGCCTGGTCGGCCAtgattgtgttattttctgGGCTGACCTAAGTTGCAGTGTCACGCTAACTTAGCGTTACTCTTACGAGTGCAGAGAGTTTCCTTACCAAGAACCATATTCGTATACTCAAGgcattttctttgatttgtAATGAAAGACAGAGAGAACAAAATTTGAATGAGAGTTGACAtcctaaacagtccttctcaggactccactcacccggacgatcgtacttcacaTAGGATCGTACTTCAcataggaggcagtgtggctcagtggttagggcgcttgccttgagatccggagatcccgggttcaagacccgctctaaccactcgttgaatttgatcctggtagtccctggttcaacttcccagctgcacttgtaaatagccaactggtttgcctccggccagttgggattcttaacagttgttgttgttgttctgttctgttgtttcgttgtgtttcattggccctgaaaagcccctatggggagcggtcaattaagtgtATATTGTATTGTGTTGTAATTGTGATACGACTTCttggttcaaaccatttacggtGGCCGTGAGTCAAGTATGGATCCTGCACCTGAGAGGTTCTCTGCATTCTGTACCAATAAATTCCGTACTGTAAGGGGAAATCCTTAGGGTGGGTGTAATGGCTCACTTCTATCTTAGATAGTAGTTTATTGTAATTAGTGTATTTTAGTCTAGTTTTGTATGTCTGACCATCACTGAAATTCAAATTTATGATCTGCAATAGTGTGAATAAACAGCTCTATCTATATACCTATTATTAGAAATCAAGCATTACTCACCTTTTTCCCGTCTTTACTACTCTTACAAACGTAGCTACCGTCTGGTAAACGATCGAAAAACTTTCTTGCCTTCGGTGCACTTTCTAGCATGTGTTTCGGGGGAATTCCCAAAACTTCGACAACTTTCATCATTTGGTCAaacttgaaaataaacagaGAAAACTCGGTTTACACATGCAACACAAGTGCTGGCACAAATGCAAGACTTTTTACAAAATGGCTGATGAAAGTAACGCCATTTTGGTTTCAATTTCAACCGAAGGAGTAGCAAGGAATAACTCAAATTTTCAATCTCTGTTTACAGTGCGATCTTTTTTGCGTTGCCCCGGTTCGCAAACGTTAATATTCTAACGTGAGTGCAAATGCGAGAAAAGAGAATTTCTCTATCATTTGAGTCGACGCTTGCTTCGGTCAACTGTAAACAGTAGAGACTTAACCTTGTCAACCCAGATGATACGATAATAAAATTCAAGGTTGAAATGTAAGACTAAAAGACCTTTTTGAAGAACATCCTTActataggaaattaacgcgaatcgTTAAAATTCGCGTTACTTTAAGTCGcgctaatagaccaatttcgatatattaaaattcagtccgaaacaaaaggcatcatctcgaggctctgaggaataaactcatacaaatccttatatttattccccagagcctcgagatgatgccttttgtttcggactgaattttaatatatcgaaattggtctattatgtTGAGCGTTAATTTCCGCGACATTAATTAAGTGCAGCGTTAATTTCCGCGCTCTTAATTTCCACTATTTTAACCCTAATTTTGAAACCTTTCCAGACATTCATGACACCTaagaaacaataaaataaggtacaagctttctttctttccgttAACCCACGGTTAGTTAAAACTTTAAGGAATGTTTTGTTAACCAAGGGGCTCCGTGGTCACCACCAACTGTGTCTTAATCGCATTAATTTCctgtattatgggattctaCCTCCTCCTTCGCGTTAATTTTCTTTAGTTGAAAGTCGTTTTACAgtaaattcgcgttaatttaagtcgcgccgttaatttcctataataaggtagttGCTACAAAAGTAAACCCCAAAGTGAGCGCAAAGTTGAATGGCAAAAATAAGCTGTCTCCAAAACTGCTTCTTGTAATGGATACTCACTTCGTTTGCGCCACTAAATAAAGGTTCTCCAGTGTGCATTTCAACGAGAATACATCCCAAACTCCACATATCTATTGCAAGATCATAAGGCACTCCCAGAAGAACTTCCGGTGATCGGTAAAAACGGCTCTGAATGTATTGGTAAATCTGTTGGTAAAGAAAGCCATGTTAGTTCACCAACCCAAATGTTAACACTGCACAACACGATAGCCCACTGAAGAAcactgcagttttttttttcttttgtgtagACAAAGGGACAACAACAACTTGGAATTGACAATGATTTGGAGAAAGTAACAACTACGAGGAACTCCCCTCTCTCTAGGGGTAGGTATCCAAGATCAAACTTCGTCAATCTGGCACTTTCTATCGTTCCTTACCCctagaaagaaatgaaattgtcaCACCAAGACACGCTGCTAAGCCGGAGCCTCTTTAACCAGGAGAAAGAGGCGGGTTCTTTGTGAAAACTGGCTTCTTCTCTAAGCATGTGGAGATTGTTTTCGGACTCTGGGCCTCTATGCTATATCGTTTGTTATCGATCTTCACGTGAGAGTAGACAAAATGCCGAATCAAGCCGATTTTTCGGATTAAATCGTCCTCGATCGCGGAGTGATCACTGGCTTCACCGGTTTCGATTCTCCAGCCTTGTCTTCTTTTAATGAAGGATTggagaaaatttcaaaactagcccagaaCGCCTCAAATCGACACAAGGACACAAGGTGCAATAAAAGTaagtttatttcatttattttcgtGGCCGTAAACAAGCATTAGCCGATTTTTTTcggcatttcatgtttcccatataaaccccACAAATCGTTACGTTGCCTGAGCATTCGAATTGCGAGTTTGGGTCACCTGtgatcaactgagttgatatggtaaattgactcAAATGCTTAAGTtccaagcgttagcccttcgtaaGAACGTCAATTCGCCCAGACCTGATAACTGAAAATTAGTAAGTCATTCAGAACGAAGGAACGCAATGTCCgtggttgagaatttaatagagagcttaagaacgcgcgtttttgagatgcagCCGGCAACAGAAAGAGAACATTTTGGgtaccaggacagtggtgtctcccagatttttacactaatcatctctaatggtaaaaagatacttggcaatgtaaatgtagttgtgtgaagaaaagtcaaaagagaaaacagctcacttctggttgTCGTCCGCGCCTTaaaaacgcgcttgcttaaggtggctcacagGAGAGAGCTTAACCCTTAGACTCCCCAGAGCATGTAATTCTCCTTACaaccttatttatttatttaatcactttcaccacaacagagaaacaggctgtggtgggggttgcacaacagagcgaggctccaaattaagtgcgcccttttaccctcccaaccatgatacaccacagaagacagaccacaacaccgggaactacatgccctactctttgtgacaagtgtgcgggttcttttacgtcccacaggattatgaacattgaagggttgtgagacggggcctacggtttatggtccttatccgagaagactagagagtctaaccatttgcagatgtaattacaaaggcagcactttctcctcagttatttaaagaccctgagtgttggtccggccggagttgaactcacgacctcccgcgtgacagcccggtactcaaccaactgagccaccggtgcgcggttgaaatgtcagtcagacaggttttgagaatgaagataatcATCAGCTTAAGAGAGGTGATGTTGATATTGCACCAGATTCTCATTATTGCACGACAATGAAATTTATGGTACTAgataggagaatgaacgtttcgatcttgggaaGGAAGGGATTAaccacgcgacgtttttgagccatgGACGGagaccggaagtgaacatttggCATGCCAGGACAGCGGTCTCTTCCAGATTTTCAAACTAATCTTATCGCCtctaaaggcggcgaaatacgatacaaaaaaccctaaacttggcgcgcaacattgtttcgttgcaagtttgggtagatgtctcccgtttttcaccttgcatgatcaacttgtcgcgcaacaaaaacatttgttgcgggttgaagaaagttgttgcgaaaagtagagcgccgGTCTACTCTGAGCAGCAAATTTTgcctttgttgctcgtttttcatcaaactcacaacttgtcgcgcaacaaatgtgctcgtgtactagcaaatcaaccaatcagcgccctgcatttcttcccTTGACCCGCCTcttgacccgcaacaaatgtttttcttgcgggTCAAGTCGCCGCCTTAATAGAGAATAGATACTAAACAGGCCAAATGTGGTAGggtaaaaacaagttaaataggaaaacagctcactttcggCTGCCGTTGGAGGCTTAAAATCGTTGCTCACTTAAGCTCACTATTGACGGATAGAGCATTGACTTGTGACGGGCACAACAAGTTTCTAAGCGACGAGTGAACACCTGTCACAAGGTAAAAATAGcaacatgaaaggaaaatttaaacaGGAAGAACTTAATCTAGCTGAGATCTGAAACCACACAGCTGACATTTGACATATGGTTTTCCTTAAATAGGCTAAAGGAAGTTTAAATTTCAGGGATGCCGGTGTTGCGAATTTTCTTCGAACAGGAAGCTGTGGATCACGCATATATAATCATGTTTCTTTTCACGATACAAAACAGTTAGTCAAAGAGCACCGTAAGTTCTCACTTGGGCAGCAAAACCGCCGTTTAAACTATGcagttaatattaatattttttctcgGTATAAGCTGTCGTCGCTAAGTCTGGCGTTTTATTAACACGTGGGCGTTTTTTCAATTTAAGTTGCTCGAAGTTTTGAATTCTACAAAATGACTTTGGCAGTTTGCATTCGAATGAAGATAATTGCGTTCGGCATTCTTAGGGGGTTGTTGTTGTGCAGAGACTGTGTTATTTCCTGGAGTAATTAATTGGTTGAATTCACGAGAATTCTAATCAATTTCACGCCGATTCCTTGTAGCAAAACACCGCACGACATTGAGGGCAGAAAATATGCGGAACCGGCGAAATTATTGGCCTTTgaggcaaacaaacaaaacccttttttcggagaacaaaggaaaagtttcaagaaaataacaatGTCAGAATGGGTGGCAAGAAACACCTTGCGTTCGATAAATAATGCAAAATGCGACGACTGAAAGACCGATTTAATTTGCATACATCCTAGACATTTTGCAATTACAATACGGCCCCGTTTGCACAAGTCTACATAGGTTGGCGGATTTTGACGGGCAGTTGTTTAAATATTAATATCCATTGTGCCTGCGGATCTCGACAGCTTTGTCCTAGGCTCTTGTCTTTTGTATTAATAAAGCTTAGCTGTCATTATCATACGCGTTCGGGTGTGGAGAATATTTATCTTGATGTTGACGTGTGTTTATTCCGCCCGTCAAAGTTTTCTACCGTAATTTATCATCCCCATAACCAAATACCTTTTGAAAACAGTAATGCTCCTTTGTTTAGCCCTTAAAGATAATAACTCGGCTTGAAATTTCCATCGGAAGCATGCAAAAATTGATTCTTAAACAGCGTGTTATACATTTGCTAGTCAAGTGGCATCGAAAGATATCAAAGTGGTGTCGATTGCGTCCAATACTATCAAAAATCTTTTGGCGAAAAATGGAACAAATATTACACAACGTTCCAAGGTAATAGAAGTTGAAATGAATAGCTAAAAGTGGACATTCGCAAggactgttttaaaacttcttttGGATAGAATGGTAAGTTGTGTAGGTCTCTTAACACAACTTGACCTTTCTTCCAAACAGCTAAATTAAAGAGACTTCAAGAAACAACATTTGACAAGCTACAGCTTTCTTTAGTCCAAACAAACGATAATTGAAGCGATCCTTTATGTGCAAATATTTGGCAATAGAATTCTGTTCCCCTCACAAAGACAACAAAATTTTACGGTTTGTGTGATAGTTTTCTTAACACAAGTCAGGATTAACCCTAGCTGAATTTCCAAAAAGGATCTCCAAAAAGGACAAAATCTCACTGTATTGGGAATTTCATCGAGCTGTAACGGGTAACAACTTGAACAAATGTGCCAAGGTTTAACTGTGAATTTCGCGACACACTAAGTGGCATGTCACGGAAAAGCTCCTTCGTTAACGTAACCAAGCAGGGGCGTTAGCGGAAAagccaggccccagttgttcgaagggtggatagcgatACCCGTCGGATAAATCACCATttagtggataagtcatagtgaaaccaattgcgccatccaatggatagtgaattatccggtggatagcgttatcccccttttgaacaaatggggccaGTTGCATATGCCGGAGTAAAGAATTTCCGAGGTACATTTTTATGTAAATATAGCGACACAGTTTGCAATCTGAATTGCCCCCCCGTTATGAGCTCAAAACCGTTCCAAATTCATGACGGAGACACTCGAATCATGAAGCATGTAACAGGGACAAGGTTTTGGCCTACAAGAAAATAGCATGAGTGTCACGCAAGAGATACGTCCGTTTATGCAATGTTCTCCTGTGTCCTCCCGCAACATCATCGTACATCGCCTAACCCGACAGCCACAAATCaagttattacatgtattttggggACAATTACAAAAGATGCAGGCAACTAAATGAGCCAAGGAAAAAACATAATGTTTTTGCTTtgacctctgattggttgagaataTGGCGCGAGATTAAGCCAATCAGTTCGCGCAGTAATGAGACACCAAAGCAATCGGGAATTTCTTTTGGGAGGCAGTAGAAAAGTGCCCTAAATTTAATGATTAGTCCAGTTTTTGCGATTGCCCTATAACTCTTGATTtcctaaataaataataagcgagtgtcgaaaataattttgcaacttctgtgAATCTCGCACTGTAATCTCAGCCGATCAGAGTTAAACGAGTTTTCCCGCGTTTTGGCGTGCCTACACGTATTTGCTTTATGTTCTGACTGGTTTATTTGATTGTCTGCATATGCTGTGATTCGTCAAATTAAACTGCCTCGGTTTTGgtttgacaaaataaaaaagcttCTCTCCCGAATAATACAtcaaacaagacgcctacaagggcgtatccgtggaatgcgcaaacagttaacacaaattgtccagttacagtgaacttcaagtacaggtagacttcggaaaatggcgaaagattactagaaagatacatctgtaatataacttaaagttttttgttgcaaaaactcattactaatgttactaaatttgcaaatgcaaacaacgaagccctattagcaggttatcaggatacgggatcttttatttatttattttttggaaggagacttaattcaaatcctacagttttacttgcttcgttaactcctttcatccaaaaattacaggatcagccttaaatcatccgaaaaacttattacaaatcacagttcaacaacttatcatcctgggccagttgttcagaaactgggttttaaaacgagttttatcctctactcccaaatgctcccaaaaagttgaaaacatgaaacaaaagtttacgctaatcctggattaaggtaattggctttcgaacaaccgggccctgtaatcgacgtctggttctgtaatcctggtttagttccttgcaaactgtataaatttgtcgtggcgaagacaagaagacaacatccgtgctctatttctctcaatgctcaaaaattccgtaattgcgtgttgtatagtccagtccaaagttcaaattttacaattccataatcttgatttcagtaactgggtaccaaacgttccacaataacttgaaatctcgttaagaaaaatccttaaatccagtagtccagtccggattgagatcgccaaaactctctctatcatcgattcaaaattcaacaaaagctacaagtagtaaatagttatctgaaactacaacagttcgtcctgattctacattcgagctgaacaaaaaacccaaaaaacccttgtcatcgttttcgagagaacagacaaacagccgagactgttctgtgcctgccccttacggcactgaaaaagtaccgtacgttgtacaatagtacttgaccgtagtccttggccaagaaactaatcttagccaaaagcccgagaagcgatcaggatacgggataattaggtaaaaaattTGTGGGGATACGGAatttttagtctggaggtgggggggggggggggggtagaattgaggagatacgggatattttttaaagtaagaacgcattgcgtgtggtagtgcagtaacttgacagtgtttttttccataactgtcaactgagcggcgttttgttttttccaggagattcaagtccttgcacaatatgtagctctaatagtacacgacattgtttggtatcgtaaatcattacggtgtcatggtagacatctttgctatataccctctaagaagacatgtggttcagtaaaatactaagcccagaacgattgaagaaaataacaggaaatcgagaaacatttggcttcaaagccgatatgttgatcatttacaacttctttttcaccacaagcttaagcgtgtactctgagcttctgacacctttccaagacc is a window of Montipora capricornis isolate CH-2021 chromosome 13, ASM3666992v2, whole genome shotgun sequence DNA encoding:
- the LOC138028373 gene encoding dual specificity tyrosine-phosphorylation-regulated kinase 1A-like isoform X1, producing the protein MRFFCQFIMCFQSLFSNIFTSSGSPLFLLQGSNDDHISKANILAPEMNYIAGKSEDQQADEVDFAGVQNCCSKIPTTFRDPSSAPLRKLSVDLIKTYKHINEVYYAKKKKRKELEKNEEGGHKKERRLYNDGYDDENFDYVIKAGEKWFDRYEIESLIGKGSFGQVCKAYDHQEKEYIAIKIIKNKKPFLNQAQIEVRLLELMNAHDPEGKYYIVRLRRHFMYRNHLCLVFELLSYNLYDLLRNTNFRGVSLNLTRKFAQQMCTALLYLSTPELNIIHCDLKPENILLCNPKRSAIKIVDFGSSCQLGQRIYQYIQSRFYRSPEVLLGVPYDLAIDMWSLGCILVEMHTGEPLFSGANEFDQMMKVVEVLGIPPKHMLESAPKARKFFDRLPDGSYVCKSSKDGKKEYRPAGTRKLHDVLGCESGGPGGRRQGESGHTLQDYLKFKDLVLRMLEFDPKARIAPYQALQHCFFKKTADESTNTSHSANSSPAMGGTTNRTVAASTNSATVSSGGTRACSDPTTQATVAASAMECDSPGGKGPQTWGNTGGPISSHFKKSTERTCNNYDSRIATQGLQQTTSLPGNHSEGSSAYSSASLNIGGGIYCSSETASNYSSSSSCNSMTVEQHGPVMSGSLPPEAYTQLNYSATNLTLNPGEHEVNCVGSSTAIPYSVTSPRGIGMGHRRDYVHQHSTGDESPMVGVCVQQSPVVSN
- the LOC138028373 gene encoding dual specificity tyrosine-phosphorylation-regulated kinase 1A-like isoform X3, translating into MGSNDDHISKANILAPEMNYIAGKSEDQQADEVDFAGVQNCCSKIPTTFRDPSSAPLRKLSVDLIKTYKHINEVYYAKKKKRKELEKNEEGGHKKERRLYNDGYDDENFDYVIKAGEKWFDRYEIESLIGKGSFGQVCKAYDHQEKEYIAIKIIKNKKPFLNQAQIEVRLLELMNAHDPEGKYYIVRLRRHFMYRNHLCLVFELLSYNLYDLLRNTNFRGVSLNLTRKFAQQMCTALLYLSTPELNIIHCDLKPENILLCNPKRSAIKIVDFGSSCQLGQRIYQYIQSRFYRSPEVLLGVPYDLAIDMWSLGCILVEMHTGEPLFSGANEFDQMMKVVEVLGIPPKHMLESAPKARKFFDRLPDGSYVCKSSKDGKKEYRPAGTRKLHDVLGCESGGPGGRRQGESGHTLQDYLKFKDLVLRMLEFDPKARIAPYQALQHCFFKKTADESTNTSHSANSSPAMGGTTNRTVAASTNSATVSSGGTRACSDPTTQATVAASAMECDSPGGKGPQTWGNTGGPISSHFKKSTERTCNNYDSRIATQGLQQTTSLPGNHSEGSSAYSSASLNIGGGIYCSSETASNYSSSSSCNSMTVEQHGPVMSGSLPPEAYTQLNYSATNLTLNPGEHEVNCVGSSTAIPYSVTSPRGIGMGHRRDYVHQHSTGDESPMVGVCVQQSPVVSN
- the LOC138028373 gene encoding dual specificity tyrosine-phosphorylation-regulated kinase 1A-like isoform X2, whose translation is MDISLGGASSDKGSNDDHISKANILAPEMNYIAGKSEDQQADEVDFAGVQNCCSKIPTTFRDPSSAPLRKLSVDLIKTYKHINEVYYAKKKKRKELEKNEEGGHKKERRLYNDGYDDENFDYVIKAGEKWFDRYEIESLIGKGSFGQVCKAYDHQEKEYIAIKIIKNKKPFLNQAQIEVRLLELMNAHDPEGKYYIVRLRRHFMYRNHLCLVFELLSYNLYDLLRNTNFRGVSLNLTRKFAQQMCTALLYLSTPELNIIHCDLKPENILLCNPKRSAIKIVDFGSSCQLGQRIYQYIQSRFYRSPEVLLGVPYDLAIDMWSLGCILVEMHTGEPLFSGANEFDQMMKVVEVLGIPPKHMLESAPKARKFFDRLPDGSYVCKSSKDGKKEYRPAGTRKLHDVLGCESGGPGGRRQGESGHTLQDYLKFKDLVLRMLEFDPKARIAPYQALQHCFFKKTADESTNTSHSANSSPAMGGTTNRTVAASTNSATVSSGGTRACSDPTTQATVAASAMECDSPGGKGPQTWGNTGGPISSHFKKSTERTCNNYDSRIATQGLQQTTSLPGNHSEGSSAYSSASLNIGGGIYCSSETASNYSSSSSCNSMTVEQHGPVMSGSLPPEAYTQLNYSATNLTLNPGEHEVNCVGSSTAIPYSVTSPRGIGMGHRRDYVHQHSTGDESPMVGVCVQQSPVVSN